A single Carnobacterium inhibens subsp. inhibens DSM 13024 DNA region contains:
- a CDS encoding glycoside hydrolase family 1 protein: MTLTVEQFPKDFLWGGAVAANQLEGAYNADGKGWSVQDVTPQGGFGPITDEPTEDNMKLVGIDFYNRYKEDIKLFAEMGFKTFRTSIAWSRIFPNGDEAEPNEAGLKFYDDLFDELLKYNIEPLVTLSHYETPLHLAKEYDGWVNRKMIGFYENYVRTVFTRYKGKVKYWLTFNEINSILHAPFMSGGIATAPEKLTQKDLYQAVHHELVASALATKIGHEIMPEAQIGCMVLAMPTYPLTPNPDDVIAVMEAERKNYFFSDVHVRGTYPGYMKRFFRENAIELDFGPEDEELLKNTVDFISFSYYMSSTETADESKREAGKGNILGGIPNPYLEASEWGWQIDPKGLRIVLNDFWDRYQKPLFIVENGLGANDELIIDENGNKTVNDDYRIDYLNDHLVQVGEALKDGVEVMGYTTWGCIDLVSASTAELKKRYGFIYVDRHDDGTGTLERYKKKSFSWYKEVIETNGTSLVEK; encoded by the coding sequence ATGACTTTGACAGTAGAACAATTTCCAAAAGATTTTTTGTGGGGTGGAGCAGTAGCTGCAAACCAATTAGAAGGAGCTTACAACGCAGATGGTAAAGGGTGGTCTGTCCAAGATGTAACACCTCAAGGCGGATTTGGCCCGATAACGGACGAACCGACAGAAGATAACATGAAATTAGTCGGGATTGATTTTTATAACCGCTATAAAGAAGACATTAAATTATTTGCAGAAATGGGATTTAAAACATTCCGTACGTCAATTGCATGGTCTCGCATCTTTCCTAATGGAGACGAAGCTGAACCAAATGAAGCTGGATTAAAATTTTACGATGATTTATTTGATGAACTTCTTAAGTACAATATTGAACCATTAGTAACACTATCTCACTATGAAACACCATTACATTTAGCCAAAGAATACGACGGTTGGGTTAATCGCAAAATGATTGGCTTTTATGAAAATTATGTACGTACTGTCTTTACACGCTATAAAGGGAAAGTGAAATACTGGCTGACCTTTAATGAAATCAATTCCATTTTACATGCACCATTTATGAGTGGTGGAATAGCTACTGCACCAGAAAAATTGACACAAAAAGATTTGTATCAAGCGGTTCATCACGAATTAGTAGCGAGTGCATTGGCTACAAAAATCGGGCATGAAATTATGCCGGAAGCACAAATCGGATGTATGGTTTTAGCTATGCCGACATACCCATTAACTCCAAACCCAGATGACGTTATTGCTGTAATGGAAGCAGAGCGTAAAAACTATTTCTTCTCAGATGTACATGTTCGAGGAACTTATCCAGGGTATATGAAACGATTTTTCCGTGAAAATGCGATTGAGTTAGATTTTGGCCCAGAAGATGAAGAGTTGTTGAAAAATACGGTCGATTTCATTTCATTTAGTTATTATATGAGTTCTACAGAAACAGCTGATGAAAGCAAACGAGAAGCTGGTAAAGGTAATATTTTAGGCGGTATCCCTAATCCGTATTTAGAAGCTTCAGAATGGGGCTGGCAAATTGACCCTAAAGGATTGCGAATCGTATTAAATGATTTCTGGGATCGTTATCAAAAACCATTGTTTATTGTTGAGAATGGTTTAGGAGCTAATGATGAACTGATTATAGATGAAAATGGAAATAAAACTGTGAATGATGATTACCGTATCGATTACTTGAATGATCATTTGGTCCAAGTTGGAGAAGCCCTTAAAGATGGTGTAGAAGTTATGGGATACACAACTTGGGGTTGTATCGATTTAGTCAGTGCTTCAACAGCAGAATTGAAAAAACGTTATGGATTTATTTATGTTGATCGTCATGATGATGGAACAGGTACATTAGAGCGATATAAAAAGAAAAGTTTTTCATGGTATAAAGAAGTCATTGAAACAAATGGAACAAGTCTTGTTGAAAAATAA
- the tadA gene encoding tRNA adenosine(34) deaminase TadA, giving the protein MLTAEEKTYFMQEAIKEAQKAKEKLEVPIGAIVVLDGKIIGRGHNIREESNDATTHAEILAIKEANRHLGNWRLEEAQLFVTLEPCPMCSGAMILSRIKELYYGASDPKGGTAGTLMNLLDDKRFNHQVQIEKGLLEEECSELLSDFFRELRRRKKEEKAQRKANKLQQDDSQL; this is encoded by the coding sequence ATGTTAACTGCAGAAGAAAAAACGTACTTTATGCAAGAAGCGATCAAAGAAGCTCAAAAAGCAAAAGAGAAATTAGAAGTTCCTATTGGTGCAATAGTTGTGTTGGATGGAAAAATCATTGGCAGAGGTCATAATATAAGAGAAGAATCGAACGATGCAACAACTCATGCAGAAATTTTGGCCATTAAAGAAGCTAATCGCCACTTAGGAAATTGGCGTTTAGAAGAGGCTCAATTATTTGTGACACTAGAACCTTGTCCTATGTGTAGTGGTGCAATGATCTTATCACGCATCAAAGAACTCTATTATGGAGCTAGTGATCCTAAAGGCGGTACTGCTGGAACATTGATGAATTTATTAGATGATAAGCGTTTTAATCACCAAGTACAAATTGAAAAAGGTCTTTTAGAGGAAGAATGCAGTGAATTATTAAGCGATTTTTTTAGAGAATTAAGAAGACGAAAAAAAGAAGAAAAAGCACAAAGAAAAGCAAATAAACTACAACAAGACGACAGCCAATTATAA
- a CDS encoding glycoside hydrolase family 1 protein — protein MKNSNGFPEGFLWGGATAANQFEGAYNEGGKGLSTADMVKFIPKEERGEGFSLDVSGKEIEAILAGKVDAVFPKRFGVDFYHHYKEDIALLAEMGFKVFRLSINWARIFPNGDDIEPNEEGLAFYDSVFDECLKYGIEPLVTLSHYETPLNLTLKYNGWADRQVIDLFVNYAETVFTRYQNKVKYWLTFNEINIITLSPYTGGGVLVNDSENPLELSYQAGHHQFVASALATKIGHEINPEFKIGCMLARMTTYPETNNPKDIIKAQEENQLNLFFTDVQARGEYPGYMDRYFNENNITIHKERGDDEILKAYPVDFISFSYYMSSTTSSNPSEDQVSGNFMGGIKNTYLETSDWGWQIDPIGLRWTLNDFYDRYQLPLFIVENGLGAYDKVEEDGSIHDDYRIDYLQKHIEQMKEAVLDGVDLMGYTSWGAIDLVSASTSEMSKRYGYVYVDQDDEGKGTLERSRKDSFFWYKKVIETNGMDLSK, from the coding sequence ATGAAAAATAGTAATGGTTTTCCAGAAGGATTTTTATGGGGAGGCGCAACTGCAGCCAATCAATTTGAGGGTGCATATAATGAGGGAGGAAAAGGCCTCTCTACAGCCGACATGGTAAAATTTATACCTAAAGAAGAACGAGGAGAAGGGTTTTCATTAGACGTTTCAGGTAAAGAAATTGAAGCAATTTTAGCAGGAAAAGTAGATGCTGTTTTCCCGAAACGTTTTGGGGTTGATTTTTATCATCATTATAAAGAAGACATCGCTTTGTTAGCAGAAATGGGCTTTAAAGTATTCCGTTTATCGATTAACTGGGCACGTATTTTTCCAAATGGGGATGATATAGAACCAAATGAGGAAGGACTTGCTTTTTACGATAGCGTATTTGACGAATGTCTAAAATATGGCATTGAGCCTTTGGTAACTCTGTCTCATTACGAAACACCTTTGAACTTAACTTTGAAGTATAATGGATGGGCGGATCGCCAAGTCATTGATCTCTTTGTTAATTATGCTGAGACTGTCTTCACACGTTATCAAAATAAAGTGAAATACTGGCTTACATTTAATGAAATCAACATTATTACATTAAGTCCATATACAGGCGGTGGAGTACTAGTAAATGACTCAGAAAATCCATTGGAGTTGTCTTATCAAGCTGGACATCATCAATTTGTAGCTAGCGCATTAGCTACAAAAATTGGACATGAAATTAATCCTGAATTTAAAATAGGATGTATGTTGGCGCGCATGACAACTTACCCTGAAACTAATAACCCGAAGGATATAATAAAAGCGCAAGAGGAAAATCAGTTGAACTTGTTCTTTACAGACGTTCAAGCACGCGGAGAGTATCCTGGCTATATGGATCGTTACTTCAATGAAAATAACATAACAATCCATAAAGAACGTGGAGATGATGAAATTTTAAAAGCTTATCCGGTTGATTTCATCTCATTTAGTTATTATATGTCCAGTACAACTAGCTCAAACCCATCAGAAGATCAAGTTAGCGGAAACTTTATGGGAGGGATAAAAAATACCTATTTGGAAACATCAGATTGGGGATGGCAAATTGACCCAATTGGATTGAGATGGACACTGAATGACTTTTATGATCGTTATCAATTGCCGTTGTTCATTGTTGAAAATGGATTAGGAGCTTATGATAAAGTAGAAGAAGATGGCAGTATTCATGATGATTACCGAATTGATTATCTGCAAAAGCATATTGAACAAATGAAAGAAGCGGTACTAGATGGTGTGGATCTAATGGGTTACACGAGTTGGGGAGCGATTGACCTAGTTAGTGCTTCCACTTCAGAAATGTCTAAACGCTATGGATATGTTTACGTTGATCAAGATGATGAAGGGAAAGGAACATTAGAGCGTTCTAGAAAAGATTCATTCTTCTGGTATAAAAAAGTTATTGAAACGAATGGAATGGATTTAAGTAAATAA
- a CDS encoding tocopherol cyclase family protein has protein sequence MFDKIKNPILFQGDLTKNNYFEGWYYKHVSFDEKTSISLIPGVNLFKGDEHSFIQYIYVTLNEQNEKTTNTGYIRYRLDEFSYQNNPFLVQIGQTIFTESFVSIHLKDEQFTVQGKLGLGTFQNIKTSILSPSIMGGFAYIPKMECYHGVISMNHRLQGTLTINNEEVEFTNGKGYIEKDWGTSFPKEYIWIHSNHFKNESTSLFFSIAHIPFYLTTFKGFICNIIVNDKEYRFATYNGSTAKIVSQTKDTALIVLENKEAELTIQGMITSSGKLIAPKNGSMNKAIKEGLSGEISILLKDKKQNTIYRDESKLAGIEIVEA, from the coding sequence ATGTTTGATAAGATAAAAAATCCGATTCTTTTTCAAGGAGATTTAACTAAAAACAATTATTTTGAAGGATGGTACTACAAGCACGTTTCATTTGATGAAAAGACCAGCATTAGTTTAATTCCTGGTGTGAATTTGTTTAAAGGAGACGAACATAGTTTTATCCAATACATTTATGTAACGCTAAATGAGCAAAACGAAAAAACGACAAACACAGGGTATATTCGTTATCGTTTAGATGAGTTTAGTTACCAAAATAATCCATTTTTAGTTCAAATTGGACAAACTATTTTTACGGAATCGTTTGTTTCTATCCATCTGAAAGATGAGCAGTTTACGGTTCAAGGAAAATTAGGGTTAGGTACTTTTCAAAATATAAAAACTTCCATTCTGTCTCCTTCAATTATGGGAGGATTTGCATATATTCCTAAGATGGAATGTTACCATGGTGTCATTAGTATGAATCATCGCTTACAAGGAACTTTAACGATCAATAATGAAGAAGTTGAATTCACGAATGGCAAAGGTTATATTGAAAAAGATTGGGGCACTTCTTTTCCAAAAGAATACATTTGGATCCACTCTAATCATTTTAAAAATGAAAGTACAAGTCTCTTTTTTTCAATTGCACATATCCCGTTTTACCTGACCACTTTTAAAGGCTTTATTTGCAATATAATAGTGAACGATAAAGAGTATCGTTTTGCGACTTATAATGGGAGTACGGCCAAGATAGTGAGTCAAACGAAAGATACAGCACTGATCGTACTTGAAAATAAAGAAGCAGAATTGACTATTCAAGGAATGATTACAAGTTCTGGTAAACTCATCGCTCCTAAAAATGGGAGTATGAATAAGGCGATCAAAGAAGGGTTATCAGGAGAAATCAGTATTCTTTTAAAAGACAAGAAACAAAATACAATATATAGAGATGAAAGTAAGTTGGCAGGTATTGAAATAGTAGAAGCTTAG
- a CDS encoding CtsR family transcriptional regulator: MHNQNMSDIIEAYLKKVLGQDEQVEIRRSEMADRFNCVPSQINYVINTRFTVQQGYLVESKRGGGGYIRIIKVKLLDEVEMLDMMIDIIGSKISQKNAYSIIQRLFESEMLSKREANIMLSVMEKSLLNSTEANENELRAKLLVAFLTNLKYE; this comes from the coding sequence ATGCACAATCAAAATATGTCGGATATCATTGAAGCTTATTTAAAGAAGGTTTTAGGCCAAGATGAACAAGTCGAGATTAGACGTAGCGAAATGGCAGATCGATTTAATTGTGTTCCTTCTCAAATAAATTATGTTATAAATACTCGTTTTACTGTACAACAAGGATATTTAGTTGAAAGTAAACGAGGCGGTGGTGGGTATATACGTATTATAAAGGTGAAATTATTAGATGAAGTTGAAATGCTGGATATGATGATTGATATTATTGGAAGTAAAATTTCTCAAAAGAATGCTTATTCTATTATACAAAGGTTGTTTGAATCTGAAATGCTATCGAAGCGTGAAGCCAATATTATGTTATCCGTAATGGAAAAATCACTCTTGAACTCTACTGAAGCAAATGAAAATGAATTAAGAGCTAAGTTATTAGTTGCCTTTTTAACTAATTTAAAATATGAGTAA
- a CDS encoding DUF1827 family protein encodes MMKLIDVTNNHSELVIEQLENTNANFIKVFSLGPTTVICSGSSNSKDIILLNKSRTIKKSEINFVLKNILDTTLDNVEIIYAPNIVELSIPVEV; translated from the coding sequence ATGATGAAATTAATAGATGTTACTAATAATCATTCGGAACTTGTGATAGAACAATTGGAAAATACTAATGCCAATTTTATAAAAGTGTTCTCTTTAGGTCCAACCACTGTAATTTGTTCAGGCTCTTCAAACAGTAAAGATATAATTTTATTAAATAAAAGTCGCACTATAAAAAAATCAGAAATTAATTTTGTGCTAAAAAACATACTAGATACAACTCTTGACAACGTTGAAATTATCTATGCTCCTAATATTGTCGAGTTATCCATTCCTGTTGAAGTTTAA
- a CDS encoding ATP-dependent Clp protease ATP-binding subunit yields MNELFSEKARMVLIMAQEEAKGFRHHSVGTEHILLGLIMEQDGIAGKTLRQFSVTEMDIREEIEHFTGYGTMKYLSKNAILPYSPRAKQAITFATDEARRMGSALVGTEHLLLGLLREEDILSSKILSNLDINLNKARQIVLKKIGLSDVNSGKGKKAKPATKQIAGTPTLDSLARDLTDTARKGKLDPVVGRYKEIQRIIQVLSRRTKNNPVLVGEPGVGKTAIAEGLAQKIVDGEVPAALANKRLMMLDMGSLVAGTKYRGEFEERMKKIIDEIYQDGEVILFIDELHTLIGAGGAEGAIDASNILKPALARGELQTIGATTLDEYQKYIEKDAALERRFAPIHVDPPSEEEAEEILLGLRSRYEEHHGVEITDEAVHAAVKFSSRYITARQLPDKAIDLIDESASKVRLDVSSKPSPVAAAVSILEALIQEKEEAIQLQDFERAAKIRTKEMKQRKKIESLLQKQEGKASSSSLQVTERDIAEVVSLWTNIPVQQMEQKESDRLMNLENILHKRVIGQEQAVGSVSRAIRRSRSGLKDPNRPIGSFMFLGPTGVGKTELAKALAAAMFGSEEALVRVDMSEFMEKYSTSRLIGSPPGYVGYDEGGQLTEKIRQKPYSVILFDEVEKAHPDVFNILLQVLDDGHLTDAKGRKVDFKNTVMIMTSNLGATALRDEKSVGFGTANNKKDHKAMEKRIMEELKKMFKPEFINRIDDSIVFHSLEKEELTQIVKLMAQTIVKRLKEMDIEVKITQAAIDVIAKAGYDPEYGARPIRRALQKEVEDRLSEELLSGRVKIGDQVTIGASKGTIRITVKDSIKRNNKTVTSSENS; encoded by the coding sequence ATGAATGAATTATTTTCTGAAAAAGCAAGAATGGTTTTAATCATGGCACAAGAAGAAGCAAAAGGATTTCGTCACCATTCTGTAGGAACTGAACATATTCTTTTAGGTCTTATAATGGAACAAGATGGAATTGCTGGAAAAACACTAAGACAATTTTCCGTTACTGAAATGGATATTCGTGAAGAAATCGAACATTTTACTGGGTATGGAACAATGAAATACCTTTCTAAAAACGCTATTCTTCCGTATTCTCCAAGAGCAAAACAAGCGATTACTTTTGCTACAGATGAAGCAAGACGTATGGGTTCAGCTTTAGTTGGCACTGAGCACTTATTATTAGGCTTATTACGTGAGGAAGATATCTTATCTTCTAAGATATTAAGCAACTTAGATATCAATTTAAATAAAGCCCGTCAAATTGTATTGAAGAAAATTGGATTAAGTGATGTAAACAGTGGCAAAGGTAAAAAAGCAAAACCAGCTACAAAACAAATTGCCGGTACACCTACTTTGGATTCTTTAGCTCGTGATTTAACTGACACAGCAAGAAAAGGTAAGTTAGATCCAGTAGTTGGGCGCTATAAAGAAATTCAACGTATTATTCAAGTATTGAGCCGTAGAACAAAAAATAATCCTGTTTTAGTAGGAGAACCTGGTGTAGGTAAAACTGCCATTGCTGAAGGTTTAGCACAAAAAATTGTTGACGGAGAGGTTCCTGCTGCATTAGCAAATAAACGATTAATGATGTTGGATATGGGTTCGCTAGTAGCTGGTACAAAATATCGTGGTGAATTTGAAGAACGTATGAAAAAGATTATTGATGAGATCTATCAAGATGGAGAAGTTATCTTATTTATAGATGAATTGCATACGTTAATTGGTGCTGGTGGAGCAGAAGGTGCTATTGATGCTTCTAATATCTTAAAACCTGCATTAGCCCGTGGCGAATTACAAACGATTGGTGCGACCACTTTAGATGAATACCAAAAGTATATTGAAAAAGATGCCGCTTTAGAACGACGTTTTGCACCTATCCATGTTGATCCTCCTTCAGAAGAAGAAGCAGAAGAAATATTATTAGGCTTGCGTTCTCGTTATGAAGAACACCATGGTGTGGAAATTACAGATGAAGCAGTACATGCTGCTGTTAAGTTCTCATCACGTTACATTACTGCAAGACAGCTTCCTGATAAGGCAATTGATTTAATAGATGAATCTGCTTCTAAGGTGCGTCTAGATGTTTCAAGTAAACCTTCTCCAGTAGCAGCTGCAGTTTCTATTCTAGAAGCTTTGATCCAAGAAAAAGAAGAAGCCATTCAATTACAAGATTTTGAGAGAGCTGCAAAAATTCGTACAAAAGAAATGAAACAACGTAAGAAGATTGAAAGTTTACTTCAAAAACAAGAAGGAAAAGCTTCTTCGAGCTCATTACAAGTAACGGAAAGAGATATTGCAGAAGTAGTCTCCTTATGGACCAATATTCCTGTGCAACAAATGGAACAAAAAGAATCGGATCGTTTAATGAATTTAGAAAATATACTGCATAAAAGAGTTATTGGACAAGAGCAAGCTGTCGGATCAGTTTCTAGAGCGATTAGACGGTCTAGAAGCGGGCTGAAAGATCCTAACCGCCCTATTGGTTCATTTATGTTCTTAGGTCCTACAGGTGTAGGGAAAACAGAATTAGCTAAAGCACTTGCTGCAGCCATGTTTGGTAGTGAAGAAGCATTAGTACGAGTAGACATGTCTGAGTTCATGGAAAAATATAGTACCAGTCGTTTGATTGGTTCGCCTCCTGGTTATGTTGGGTATGATGAAGGTGGACAATTAACTGAAAAAATCCGTCAAAAACCATACTCTGTTATTCTTTTTGATGAAGTTGAAAAAGCACATCCAGATGTATTTAATATCTTACTACAAGTTCTTGATGATGGTCATTTAACTGATGCCAAAGGAAGAAAAGTGGACTTCAAAAATACAGTCATGATTATGACTTCTAACTTAGGTGCAACAGCTCTAAGAGATGAAAAATCTGTAGGATTTGGTACAGCAAACAATAAAAAAGATCATAAAGCAATGGAAAAACGAATAATGGAAGAATTGAAAAAAATGTTTAAACCAGAATTTATAAATCGTATTGATGACTCTATTGTTTTCCATTCTTTAGAAAAAGAAGAATTGACTCAAATCGTAAAACTAATGGCTCAAACTATTGTTAAACGACTAAAAGAAATGGACATTGAAGTAAAAATTACTCAAGCAGCAATTGATGTGATTGCTAAAGCTGGTTATGATCCTGAATATGGAGCACGTCCGATTCGTCGTGCACTTCAAAAGGAAGTAGAAGATCGATTGAGTGAAGAGTTGCTAAGTGGTCGAGTTAAAATCGGCGATCAAGTAACAATCGGTGCTTCAAAAGGAACGATTCGTATTACTGTAAAAGATTCAATAAAAAGAAACAACAAAACAGTAACTTCAAGTGAAAATAGTTAA
- a CDS encoding metal ABC transporter substrate-binding protein: MMKTSKLLTIGLSIIGVGVFMSGCGAAEQADTSSDNSHTEETIKVVTTFYPMYDFTKNVAQDLAEVSLLLPAGTEVHDFEPSAKDVAEIQEADVFIYNSEEMETWVPSVLDTIDSTEVLVIDASEGITLIENEAVEEHNDSDHEHAEHTHDHDEEGQEEHSHAIDPHIWLDPVLAQEEVNTIKEGLIEADPENEEGYEVNADAYNQKLEALDQEYRGAFQEAENRTFVTQHAAFAYLAQQYDLNQVSIAGLSSEEEPSPAKLAELSELVDQEGMEYIYFEDNSSSKIAETLASEVGVELALLSPLEGVSQADQDAGVDYIEVMKNNLESLKKSIR; this comes from the coding sequence ATGATGAAAACAAGTAAATTATTAACTATAGGGTTATCTATAATAGGAGTAGGAGTATTCATGAGTGGATGTGGAGCAGCAGAGCAAGCTGATACATCATCAGATAATAGTCATACAGAAGAGACAATAAAAGTAGTAACGACGTTTTATCCCATGTATGATTTCACAAAAAATGTGGCACAAGATTTGGCTGAAGTATCTTTACTTTTACCTGCTGGAACTGAAGTGCATGATTTTGAACCTAGTGCTAAAGATGTTGCCGAGATCCAAGAAGCAGATGTGTTTATTTATAACAGTGAAGAGATGGAAACATGGGTTCCTTCCGTATTAGATACTATTGATTCAACCGAAGTTCTCGTTATTGATGCTAGTGAAGGCATTACCCTTATTGAGAATGAAGCAGTTGAAGAACACAATGATTCAGATCATGAGCACGCAGAGCATACCCATGATCATGATGAAGAAGGGCAAGAAGAGCACAGTCATGCAATTGATCCACATATTTGGCTAGATCCTGTCCTTGCTCAAGAAGAAGTGAACACCATAAAAGAAGGCCTAATTGAAGCTGATCCTGAAAATGAAGAAGGTTACGAAGTTAATGCTGATGCCTATAATCAAAAGTTGGAAGCATTAGATCAAGAATACAGAGGAGCTTTTCAAGAGGCAGAGAACCGAACGTTCGTCACACAACATGCAGCTTTTGCTTACTTAGCTCAACAATATGATTTGAATCAAGTATCAATAGCAGGCTTGTCATCCGAAGAAGAGCCTAGTCCGGCTAAATTAGCTGAATTATCCGAATTAGTCGATCAAGAAGGGATGGAGTATATCTACTTTGAAGATAATAGTTCTTCTAAAATCGCCGAAACGTTGGCAAGTGAAGTTGGTGTTGAGTTAGCTCTATTAAGCCCTTTAGAAGGAGTCAGCCAAGCAGATCAAGATGCTGGAGTAGATTATATCGAAGTTATGAAAAATAATTTAGAATCATTAAAGAAAAGTATCCGTTAA
- the proC gene encoding pyrroline-5-carboxylate reductase yields the protein MKVGFIGIGNMASAIIKGMIQNGHTSHQDIYVHNTTKETLALFTSETGTQACSSNKELAGKVDVLVLAAKPNVFPTILAEIKDEIAAHQPLVVSIAAGTSLQKLSELLNDGNETAIIRVMPNLNSQIGEGMTAICGNDYTTSQQKEFIFNMFKAIGEVVELPEKDFSTFTAIAGSSPAFVFLFIDSLARAAVRNGMSKEVATKIAAQAVLGSGKLVLDSEETPWNLIDQVSSPGGTTVEGILALEDAGFISSITKAAQAVIDKDQEMMKHH from the coding sequence ATGAAAGTAGGATTCATTGGAATTGGAAATATGGCTAGTGCCATTATAAAAGGTATGATCCAAAATGGGCATACCTCTCATCAAGATATTTACGTTCACAATACAACCAAAGAAACATTAGCCCTTTTCACTTCAGAAACTGGTACTCAAGCTTGTTCTTCTAATAAAGAATTAGCTGGAAAAGTCGATGTTTTAGTACTTGCAGCTAAACCAAATGTTTTCCCAACTATTTTGGCAGAAATTAAAGATGAAATTGCTGCTCATCAACCTTTAGTTGTATCTATTGCTGCTGGAACATCCCTTCAAAAACTATCAGAACTATTAAATGACGGCAATGAAACAGCTATTATTCGAGTAATGCCTAATCTAAATTCACAAATCGGAGAAGGAATGACTGCCATATGTGGAAATGACTACACTACTTCTCAACAAAAAGAATTTATCTTCAATATGTTTAAAGCTATTGGTGAAGTTGTTGAATTACCTGAAAAAGATTTTAGTACTTTCACAGCAATTGCCGGCAGTTCACCTGCTTTTGTCTTTTTATTTATCGATTCATTAGCCAGAGCTGCTGTTAGAAATGGTATGTCTAAAGAAGTAGCTACAAAAATTGCTGCTCAAGCTGTTCTTGGAAGCGGAAAATTAGTCTTGGACAGTGAAGAAACGCCATGGAATTTGATTGATCAAGTCTCTTCTCCAGGTGGAACAACTGTTGAAGGAATCCTAGCTCTGGAAGATGCTGGTTTTATCTCTTCAATTACAAAAGCAGCACAAGCAGTGATTGATAAAGATCAAGAAATGATGAAACACCACTAA
- a CDS encoding helix-turn-helix domain-containing protein: MNFNQLKSIYPSAFLTDDSNNDQNYLTFPYQNQWIHFDKKQLTSSESKLLHLILNKETDIKNPENPQSKWYDFLIENNSILPAESGNYRIIQFNIKKMDTNFNKKLWLNAFKSFFENVEAAFFINDHYGLLIQHYSGYSLNQDETIGILQTLDDDFSIKTKGYIGQYWSISLEIKDIFNEEQTIFFNQLDKSKQVFSLPDIALSYYASEALFKSPIIQQLKEELISHSEIKELITAIWLNQGNISLAAKYLYIHRNTLQYRLDRFYEESGLSLKNRDDLLLCYLLTI, from the coding sequence ATGAATTTTAATCAACTTAAGTCTATTTACCCATCTGCTTTTTTGACAGATGATTCGAATAATGATCAGAATTACTTGACCTTCCCTTATCAAAATCAATGGATCCATTTTGATAAAAAACAATTGACCTCTTCAGAATCAAAGCTGCTTCACCTTATTTTAAATAAAGAAACAGACATAAAAAATCCAGAAAATCCTCAGTCAAAATGGTATGATTTTTTAATAGAAAATAATTCTATTCTACCTGCTGAATCTGGAAATTATCGAATTATCCAATTTAATATAAAAAAAATGGATACTAATTTTAATAAGAAATTATGGCTAAATGCATTTAAAAGTTTTTTTGAAAATGTAGAAGCTGCCTTTTTTATCAATGACCATTATGGTCTTTTGATTCAGCACTATTCAGGTTATTCACTAAACCAAGATGAGACGATAGGTATTTTACAAACTTTAGATGATGATTTTTCGATAAAAACAAAAGGTTATATTGGTCAATACTGGTCTATTTCATTAGAAATAAAGGATATTTTTAACGAAGAGCAAACTATTTTTTTCAATCAGCTGGATAAAAGCAAGCAAGTATTTTCATTACCTGATATAGCACTAAGTTATTATGCTTCTGAAGCTCTATTTAAAAGTCCGATTATACAACAATTAAAAGAAGAACTCATTTCTCATTCCGAAATAAAAGAACTCATTACCGCTATATGGCTAAACCAAGGAAATATCAGCTTAGCAGCTAAATATCTTTACATCCATCGCAATACTTTACAATATCGACTAGATCGTTTCTATGAAGAGTCTGGTCTTTCATTAAAAAACAGAGATGATTTGCTGCTTTGTTATTTATTAACAATCTAA